AGAACCAAGTCGGTCGAATTTACTACTTTGACCCGCAGCAGCTTGTCACCGTTCAACCGCTACAGGCGTCTTACGACTACCTCCCCGTCGATGGGCGTTACTTTGCTGAAACCAAAGACGATACACAGTTACAGCTCTTCTTAAAAGCATTGAGCGATGAGATCAATACCTACCTACGGAAACAGGACGGAGAGAAGGCTCACTCTTATACCCCTGCCGATTTCCAACCCCCTGAGGCATTTACGGAACCTAGAGAAGGTTTTTTTGCCCTAACCTCTTTGTCAGGGTTACGATACCAGCAGTACATCCTGTTTCTCGTAACCCTCCTGCTGTTGATTTACTATATCTTTAATACGGCCAAGCGAGTCGGCATCCTTAAAATGCACGGGGTATCCAATCTGCATCTGTGGTGGATGACCGCCGGTCGGTTCATCACTGTGGCTGTTGTCGTCGCAGTCCTGGGCAGCGTGCTGTTCGCGCTGGGACTGTATAAGCCGACGACCTTCGTGTATCAGAGCTTGATTCAACTAGGGCAAGCCTATCTCATCTTAACGATCCTGTCCCTGTTCTGCTATGGGTATCTCTCCACCATCAAAGTGAGCCAAATCCTTAAAAACAGAAAAGACACCCGAAGCATCTTTGTGCTCAACATGGTGCTGAAAGTGATCTGTGCCGCCGTCCTGATCTTCATCGGTTTAGAAACCTTCCAACAGATTGCCGATCTTCGCGCCCAGCAGGAGCGGATTCATGCCCAAGAGGGACAGCTGGACCACTGGGATCAAATGGAGGATTACGGACTTCTCAAAGCTTATCGGGGCCATACCACCGCCTATACCGTTCAAGAATTAGCAGCAGAAGATTTTAGAGTCGATAAAGCTCTCAATAAACTGTATCCGTACGTAAATGCCCTCGGGTCTCTGTACATCGATGCAGGTGAATATGAAGAGGAAACCCTTCTATTGAATCAAAATTATAGTGGTATCCTCTCTATCATGGTGAACGCCAATTATCTGAAGGCCTTTCCGGTGTATGACAAAAAGGGCAATCCTGTTCAACTAACCGAAGAGACCACCGATTGGGTGGTGCTCGTTCCAGAGCAATATCGAGATCGAGAAGAAGAAATCCGTGATTTCTTTGAACGAGATAAAGAAATAAGAAACTTTTACCTCACGGTTGATGAAGGGCAGAAGATAAAGATTATCTGGCTGGCTCAGAATCAATACATATTCAGCTTTAATCCTGATGTCTTTCCAACGGAACAGAATAAAATTGGCGACCCCATCATCCATGTCAAAACCGAAGAGAATCAGCTGTTCACATTTAGAAGTGGGACAAAAGGGGGGGGACTGACCGATCCGTTGAAGCTGAAACTGATCGACGGGGATCCCGCACTCACTTACGAGAAGCTGAAGCCGGAGCTGAAGCGGCTAAAATTGGATAATCTCATCGACATCCAATCCTTTCATCAGTATGTGTTACAGGAAATGGACTTTTTGTACCGGGAGATCCGAACCGCTCAGCTCACCATGCTGGGTATCATCGGCGTGTTTCTCTTCCTGATCGTGCAAAACCTGCTGATCTTTTTCCATAGACATCAAAAACGGTTGGTGGTCAACCGTTTGTTCGGCATCGGCTACTTTCGGACGTACCGATCGGTTTTTATTTGGTGGACCGTCACCTCGATCGCGTTCGTCGTGCTTAGTTATGTGGCGGATCAGGCAGAAGATCCCCGGTTCCAGTTGATCAGCGGAATCACTGATCCCCACTTTTGGATCCTCGTCGCGAGTCTGCTTGGGATCGAGATTCTCGCAACCGTCATCGCACTGACCATCATGGAACGTCGTAACAAGATCCAGGTGATTAAAGGAGGAGACTAAAGATGCTACCGATCTGTGAGCTTGAAAACGTAACGAAACGATACGGGGATCACGTCGTTTTGGATCAGATCAGCATAACCGTCCACGAAGGGGAGATGGTGGCCATTACCGGCCAGAGCGGCTCCGGCAAAACCACCATCCTCAATCTCATGGGCATGTTGGAAAATCCTGATAAAGGCACGGTCAAACTATTCGGCGAAAAACGCCCCCCTACCCATTCCAGAAAAGCCAATCACATATTGCGAACACGCCTGTCGTATTTGTTTCAGAATTTCGCACTGATTGATAATGCCACGGTCAATGAGAATTTGGCAATCCCGCTGATTTACTCCAAGAAATCCAAGAAGGAAAAACAGGATCTAAAAACTGAAGCTCTTCAGAAAGTCGGTCTCAACATTTCACTTAAGCAAAAAGTACATACCCTTTCAGGCGGCGAGCAGCAGCGAGTGGCGATTGCCAGAATTCTGTTAAAACCGTGCGACTTGATCCTGGCAGATGAACCGACCGGTTCGCTGGATGCGGACAACCGACATGAAATTTTGGAGATCTTAAAGGGTCTGAATGAGGAAAACAAGACCATCATCATCGTGACCCACGATCCAACCGTAGCAGAAACCTGTCATCGAACGATCCCTTTATCTTAACTTGAAAATTGTACACGGCTAGGGCGTGTCTGAACAATCCGTAGGGCGAGACCCCGGTTCGGTATGGCTGACTTCGTTCGTTGCAAAAAGCGCATAGCGAGACCGGGGAACCCAGGCGAGACTTGTGCGTTCATAAGGGGGATGGGCCTGTGTCCGACTGCCTCCTTCACTCCAGTCGATTATCCAAATAAAATCCAGATCATGTCATAACAATTTTTTGTACCTTCATAAGAATAAAACTGTGTCACCCATCCCCTCTTACCACCAAGTATCTGTCCCTCATCGGTAAGAGGGGATATTGTTTTTGCCTCGGATGCACAACAGCCAATCGATCTTCAGACAGTTGAGGAATGGATGAATGAAATCCGCACTTACCAGGCGATAAATAACAAATGATCCGCAAAATATGCGGATCATTTGTGTTTTCCACAATTTCCACAACAAAATTTCGGTTAACGGAAGAACTATCATAGTCTAAATAATCTTAAGCAGTCTATTCCAGGATTTACTTACACTCCTTACATTCCCGTATGGCGCACAGAGTGGCATCCCTACAGCCGTGGCTGGCTGAGCCCGGACTCACTTCCAAGGAGTTTGATCGAGAACCACCTCATATTGATGAACCCTCTGACCGTCTTTCATACTGATCTCAAACAGTTCCATGATTAAGGTTCCATTGACCGGCATCTCTTTCAGAGGGATATCGATGGTTTCCTTGAATTTCCCCCACTCCGGTGCTCCCATAGAAGCTGTTCCCCAACCTTCCACCAGGTAATCGTGTCCGTCACTGACGGCAAAATGATAAGTACCCTCATATACTCGGGCTTCCCCGCTGACACGATATTTCACCTTCGGTTCGTCAATCCTGATGTTTTTAAAAGCAGCGTTCTTCTTTCCCGTACTCCCCGCTTTCAACGGCACAACCAATTTATTGACTTCCGATCCGTCCTTTGCGGATTCTTCAAAGAGTTCCAGCTTCAAGTTTTTTTTCATAGCGGATTTGCTTTTGGGAATCTGAATGGTTTGCTTAAAATCCCCCCACTCCGGTCCCCCTGCAGAAGCGGTTCCCCACCCTTGGACGACGGTTTCTTTGCCGTCTTTGACCCGATAATGATACGTCCCTTCAAAAACCCGCGCTTTTCCTTCGATTTGATACTCCACCTGAGGCTTCGATACTTTTACATGACGAAAGAATTGGTCTTCTTCTGCGAGTACATTCGCGTTTATCAACGTCGGAAATGCCACTACCAACCCTGTTAAGGTTAACAGTCCCAAAAACCACTTTTTCAATTCATCTCGCCTCCTTCGCTCCTTCTCACATCCATTCTATACCCCAAACCGAGTGCTAAAAAGATCCTGAAAATGATGAACCTGTCTCCTTTTCAATATCTCCCATATCCATGCCAATCGGGATCCCTGTCCCACTAAAAGTCGCTTGGAACCATCTGAGTCATACATGAAAAAGCCTCGACAAACAATGGAACGTTTGTCGAGGCTTTACTTCTCCGGGTTTTAAGGCTTATACGCATAGCGTCCATGGCCTGTTTTTTTAATCACGGGACTTACCCGCAAAATACTCTTCATCAAGATCGTAGGATTGGCACCCAGATCCCCGCCTCGCTTCTTCACCTCATCACGAAGATCAGCCAAACGGAGTTCCCCTCGCTCCTTGAGAGTTTGTGCGACGATCTCAGCCGTTTGAATGGTTTTCTTGTGAATTCCTTTCGCCTGACTGTAATCGATAAGGGGAGGCTCCTCCTCCATCTCTTCGACAGCATCCTCATCCAATTCATCCACCAAGCCCTCTGTCAATTCGAAGGCCTTTTCTTGATTTTGCAGATAAAGTTGCAAACTGTGGCTAGTCCCTGTGTTCATGGCGGACAGCAACAATGCATTTTCCTCTCGGATTACCTTACGAATCTTTCTCTCGATCAAATTCTCCAATCGCTTATCCAGTTCCATTAATGTTCCTACTCCTTTTTATGTTGATCTGTTATTCCCTACAAGCGGAATGATCACTCTTTATATTTATGGTCAAAAGTGCCGTTAAATATAATGATCTAAAAATCCTTATGAGAAGTAAACGGATAAATTGATCCAGAAGAAACAGTCATTGCCAAAAAACAATCCTCGTTTCAGGCTTTTTCGTTAAATCGATGGTAACACATCCGATCATCGTCGGCCGACGCACTAATAGCTGCCACAATAACCATGACAGGATCACCCTTCGCCGAACTGATACACAGACAACCACGGGTACGAGAAGTAACCCCACACTTGACCACAGAGGGCGGGGGTTAGGTTTGTCTATTGATAAAGATGATTGATGGAAAAATCCCCCTTAATGATGAGGAGGATTTTGAAATCTACATCCTGTATTTGGAATTCGATTTTTGGCAGTCTTTATACAACATCGTAACAAAAAGAATAATCACAGTCTATTCTTTTTTACCGTTCTGGTCCATACTTGTCGACGTAATGGAAAGGAGGCCGTTTATGGAAATCAATCACTCTCCATCCTACCGAAAGAGCAGCGACGATTAAACAAGACCGTAAAACAGCTGCAACGATTATTAGCCCAGCGAACAAAAAAACCCCGTTATGTCGGACATGATTTCACCGAACAAATGTTGGACCAGATGCATGATGAAGACGGACCTCAAACGGGCTCTGGCGGAACCTTACTTTGGACGGCTCGACTTCCAAGAGACCGGATTGGCGGTTCGACGTATTATATCGGTAAAACGGGGGTGATGGACGATGACAACAAGGAGCCCATCATCCTCGATTGGCGCGACCGAACAAACGCGTTTACGATACTGGGAGATTTAGCACAAGGAATCCATGGATCTCAAGGGACATCTGATTGGAAATTATTTCAGTCCTTGTTTCCGGAAGGGAAAACGGCACTCTTTGAATTGACACAAAGCTATCGCTCCACGATGGAAATCATCCGATTTTCCAATCATATTATCGACCAAGCCTCTATCGGTGTATCGAAAGCGGTCCCTGTCTTTCGCAGCGGAGAACCGGTCAAGCTAATCCGTGTATTTCCCGGGAAACGCATTCCATTGATCTCGACCTGGTTGAATCAGATGAAACAACAAAAGGTGAAAAGTCTAGCCGTCATAACCAGAACGGAACCAGATGCCAACCAAATCCATCAGGAACTCTCCCAAGCCGGTATCTCCACCACGCTGATCAACGCCAAACGTCGCTCTTACATGGGCAGGGTGTCCGTCCTCCCTGTCTATTTAACAAAAGGGTTGGAGTTTGACGCAGTCTTGCTGGTGGATGTGAGTGAGCGGCATTATCAAAAAAACGATCCGGATGCGAAGTTGTTGTATGTGGGATGTACCCGTGCATTGCACCAGCTGTGGATGATGGCTGAAGATTCCCTTTCTCCCCTGATTCAAGGGATGGATTCCACTCTATATGAAGAAGCGACTCTGTAAATGACAACAGCCCGTTGGAAAGCTTCCGACGGGCCCGTTTTGTCCCTTTTTATTCCGAATCGACCTACTTGCCCCTACCTGTTAATAGAGAGAACCATACTTTGGGATGAAACAAATAAACGACTCTGAAAAAGGACAAACCGATCATCCAACCCGCCAGTTAGCGGATTGTCCATCCATTTTTCAATCCTTTTTCACGCCCAGTTTTTATCTCGACCGTTTCCGCTTTCGCCCCTGATGAATATACCTATGGTGGGAAACATGGAATGGAAAGGGATGAGTAATATTGAACCGTAGGAAAAAACCCTCCCGCCGTCCATCCCGGCCGCGCCCGCTCGATGACGAGTGGGTGCTGGAAGAAATCATAAAACGGGAATGGCGGGAAACTGAAAAACCATCCACCAGCCCGCAACCAGCTAAGAATAAGGATACGGTACCGATCTCGCGGCAAGAAAGTTCACCACCTGACCAACAAAAAGTCGACCGGACCAAAGACCAAAATCAATCTTCAACGCCCGCTGCCGACTCCGGGCAAGAGACGTTGTCCGTTCACTCTTCGGCTCCATACAGTTCTCCGGAATTGGGAATGGAACAAAAAAGAAGCCATGCTCCCTCCCTTCACCGTAAAAAGGAAACAAGACTCTCCTCCAGTCACAGTCCTTCTTTTGTCTATACACACGATCTCGTGGACGGGTCCATCACCAACGAAAAGTTGGGGAAACGTTCCATCGACGGCAGCAACATCCGGGTTCAGTCCATCGATACCGATCATCTGAAAGACTTGTCCATAAGCAGTTCCAAATTGGCTTCCCAATCGGTCCAATCCTCTAAGATCGCACTGCGGGCCATTAAAGAACAGCATCTGGACGCAGATATTATCGGACCCGAGCAAATTCAGCGGGAATCCATCCAGTCCGAACATATTCGGGAAAACAGCCTGACTGGCAGCCGGTTACGGGATGACACCATCGATGGCAGCAAAATCCGACAAAACAGCATCCAATCCCACCACATCGCACACGGACATATCCAAGCCGAACACTTGACTGAAGGAGCCATTCGCTCCGACAAAATCGAGAGCGGAACAGTCACCACTCTCCATTTGGCCAATCAAGCAGTCAACCAGGCCAAATTGGCTTCCCAAGCCGTCGCCACGGAAAACCTGGCTCCTCAATCGGTCACCCATGAAAAATTGGCTTCTGAAGCGGTCACATCCAAAAAACTGGCGCCAGGATGCGTCCAAGCGCAACATATTCAAACACAATCCATCCATGGAGCCCATTTGGCTGATGGGTCCATCCAAGCCTCCGCCCTCGCTGACGAATCCATCGGATCCAGGGTATTGCAGCCGCAGTCCGTGGATTCTCTCCATCTGAAGGATCATGCGGTAAAGGGAAAACACTTGGCGTCTTCCAGCGTCGGGGAGGATCAACTGGCACCGGATTCGGTAGGGAACACCCATTTGAAGGACAACGCCGTTCACAACCACCATCTAAACCCTGGGATTATCCATGAGGAACACATCCAGGAGAGAGCTGTCACGACGTCCAAACTGGCTCTATCCTCTGTCCGCCAGGATCAAATCGCACCACTGGGGGTTCGGGAAAAACACCTGGCCGACCATATTGTCCAAGAGCGCCATGTGTCGGATCAGGCTATCAGTTCTCGGCACCTTCAGGAGCGGGTGATTCAGGGGGAACATCTGGCGGACGAATCAGTTCGCGCCACACACCTGGCGGATCGTTCCATCACCACTTCCAAGTTGTGTCCGGAATCTGTCTCCACGGACAAATTGACCGACTTTGTCATCACTTCCGATAAATTAGCCAATACAGCGGTCACTTCAGAAAAAATCGCTCCCCGAAGTATTTCCGGCCAACACCTGGATGACGATGTGATAGAGTCCCGTCACCTTAAAGCCGGTCAAATAAAACGGGAGCACCTGGCTCCGACCAGCATCGACAGTGAAATACTGTCTACCGACTCCATCACGGAGATCCATCTACGGGATGCTTCCGTCCAGCCCCGTCATCTCAGTGAAGGGGTGGTGCAAGAGAACCACATCCGCGATCGCTCGATCCAATCCCGCCATCTCCATGACGAGGTGGTACAGGAGAGACACATCCAGCCGGATTCCATCACCAGTAACCATTTAACAAATGAAACCATTGACTCGCACCATCTTCGGCCGGACAGTATCGATAGGGAGCACATCCGACAACAAAGCATCCAGTCGGAACACTTAAGCGAAGGCGCAGTGAAGGAAGACCACATCCGCGACCAATCCGTCCACTCCCGGCATCTTTATGAAGAAGCAGTGGATGGAAGACACATCCAACAACAGGCTATCACCGGCAACCATATCGGAGAGGAAACGATCGGATCACACCATCTCCAGCCGGACAGTATCCACAGTGGACATATCCGGCAACATAGCATCCAGTCGGAACACTTGGCTGATGAAAGTATAGGATTAGAAAAATTATCCATCGATTGGCTTCGGTTCCTGCCTCAAAGTGGTTCGATTCCATTCTCTATCGATCCGGCATCCCCGCAATTTGAAGTGAAAGTCAAATTAAATAACCCCTTCCCGACACCGGGGTACACCGCTGTCGCGATGACAGACCTGCCTGGATGCACCATCAGCTTGACGGAACGGGAAGAAAAAGCCTTCACCCTGTGCCTGACACTTTCCGATCCCTCCGAAACCCGCAATCAAGGCATCATTACCTGGATTGCAGTCGGTTCGGATCAACCGCTTGAACAAAGCCACTACTCGTCTGAAAAAAACGATGAACCCATCCCTTACGAAGAGGAATCTCCGACCGCGATCATCCCCGACAGTATAGACCAAGAAACCGACCACGCTACTCCCTTAATCGCTTCTGCAGAAGATGCTGAACCATCCTCCACTCATGTGGAATCCGACGAACAGCCGGACTCCTCGGAGCCTTTCATTCTTCAAGATCAGGAAAATTCAACAGAAGATTCAACCTATGAAAACGAGGATGAACCTCATCTCGACGATGAGGATCGGACATTCGGAAACGAAGAAGCGCGTTTCTACCCGGATGAGGGTTCTTATGTGGAAGATCCCGATACAAATACAGAGCAGTAACCCACCATAATCACACCGGTTTAGCAAGCCGGTGTGTTTCTTATGGTTAAACAGCCGATCCAGAGACGATCCGGTAACTTTATTTCTATGCGCTGTCAGCAAACGAAACGAAGACAGCCGTACAGCCCCGGGGTAGTAACCGATGAGATGCGCCAGCGTGACAAAACCGGCACCCAATCCATATTGGATGAGGATTAACGGTAAAATCTAACGGGCCCACTTGTTCCAGGGAATCTATGCAAGCGTCAACCCGGCCTGTCCGCTGCCCGAAGGAACCACAAAATTAAGCAAACACTGGGTGAAATACATTCCCATCGCCGCAAAAACAGACGGGACATGACCGATTGCCGAAGCCATCCCGGCCATCGACGGTTTCCCGTTCAAATTCTCCCGGCGTGACAACATGGGTAAGAATGCCGGCCAATACCATCAGGGCAAACAATATGGCGTACACATGTGGAATCCGCTTCAAATCACTCTTTCCTTTTATTTTGTCTATTCAGAAAAAAATAACTAAACGATTCCATCCAACCGGCTATCCGGCTGTGGAATCGCTTTGCAGTCAGTTGGCTTTAACCGGTTTATGGATAGGACAAACCCGTCTCCTCTTTTTCTTCCACTTGATCACCGTCCGCCACAACGGTCAATTCACCGGTTTCCGGATCGATCACCAAACCGTGAACCGGCACGCCAGACGGCATCAACGGATGCTCCCGAATGACACGTACACTGTTTTCCACACTTTCCTCCACGGAAGCAAATCCGTGCAGCCATTTCTTCAAATCGATCCCGGATCGTTCCAGCGTCCGAATCGTTTCATCGCCGATTCCACGCTCCCGCATCTTGGCCAAAGTAGCTTCCGGTTGAATACTTCCCATTCCGCACCCGTGGTGTCCGACGACACATACTTCCCGGGCCTTCAACTCATAAATGGCAACTAACACACTACGCATCACACTGCCGAAGGGGTGGCTGACGATAGCCCCGGCATTTTTGATCAACTTGGTGTCTCCGTTTTTCAAATTCATCGCAC
The nucleotide sequence above comes from Desmospora profundinema. Encoded proteins:
- a CDS encoding DUF1430 domain-containing protein, with the translated sequence MKKIVFIALLISFAFSLSIAYQQIKNNEIEKLATLEKGVATPFMIPEHKGLADPEEVYPLLLKAAKEAEVNLFRGGRYYRPDEQIEMIKYLLLTGETRFFDHIELASGRTLQPKETQDSRQYLSSIQTKNKNQVGRIYYFDPQQLVTVQPLQASYDYLPVDGRYFAETKDDTQLQLFLKALSDEINTYLRKQDGEKAHSYTPADFQPPEAFTEPREGFFALTSLSGLRYQQYILFLVTLLLLIYYIFNTAKRVGILKMHGVSNLHLWWMTAGRFITVAVVVAVLGSVLFALGLYKPTTFVYQSLIQLGQAYLILTILSLFCYGYLSTIKVSQILKNRKDTRSIFVLNMVLKVICAAVLIFIGLETFQQIADLRAQQERIHAQEGQLDHWDQMEDYGLLKAYRGHTTAYTVQELAAEDFRVDKALNKLYPYVNALGSLYIDAGEYEEETLLLNQNYSGILSIMVNANYLKAFPVYDKKGNPVQLTEETTDWVVLVPEQYRDREEEIRDFFERDKEIRNFYLTVDEGQKIKIIWLAQNQYIFSFNPDVFPTEQNKIGDPIIHVKTEENQLFTFRSGTKGGGLTDPLKLKLIDGDPALTYEKLKPELKRLKLDNLIDIQSFHQYVLQEMDFLYREIRTAQLTMLGIIGVFLFLIVQNLLIFFHRHQKRLVVNRLFGIGYFRTYRSVFIWWTVTSIAFVVLSYVADQAEDPRFQLISGITDPHFWILVASLLGIEILATVIALTIMERRNKIQVIKGGD
- a CDS encoding 3'-5' exonuclease; amino-acid sequence: MAVFIQHRNKKNNHSLFFFTVLVHTCRRNGKEAVYGNQSLSILPKEQRRLNKTVKQLQRLLAQRTKKPRYVGHDFTEQMLDQMHDEDGPQTGSGGTLLWTARLPRDRIGGSTYYIGKTGVMDDDNKEPIILDWRDRTNAFTILGDLAQGIHGSQGTSDWKLFQSLFPEGKTALFELTQSYRSTMEIIRFSNHIIDQASIGVSKAVPVFRSGEPVKLIRVFPGKRIPLISTWLNQMKQQKVKSLAVITRTEPDANQIHQELSQAGISTTLINAKRRSYMGRVSVLPVYLTKGLEFDAVLLVDVSERHYQKNDPDAKLLYVGCTRALHQLWMMAEDSLSPLIQGMDSTLYEEATL
- a CDS encoding ABC transporter ATP-binding protein, which translates into the protein MLPICELENVTKRYGDHVVLDQISITVHEGEMVAITGQSGSGKTTILNLMGMLENPDKGTVKLFGEKRPPTHSRKANHILRTRLSYLFQNFALIDNATVNENLAIPLIYSKKSKKEKQDLKTEALQKVGLNISLKQKVHTLSGGEQQRVAIARILLKPCDLILADEPTGSLDADNRHEILEILKGLNEENKTIIIVTHDPTVAETCHRTIPLS
- a CDS encoding Rok-like winged helix domain-containing protein, with product MELDKRLENLIERKIRKVIREENALLLSAMNTGTSHSLQLYLQNQEKAFELTEGLVDELDEDAVEEMEEEPPLIDYSQAKGIHKKTIQTAEIVAQTLKERGELRLADLRDEVKKRGGDLGANPTILMKSILRVSPVIKKTGHGRYAYKP
- a CDS encoding Gmad2 immunoglobulin-like domain-containing protein; protein product: MKKWFLGLLTLTGLVVAFPTLINANVLAEEDQFFRHVKVSKPQVEYQIEGKARVFEGTYHYRVKDGKETVVQGWGTASAGGPEWGDFKQTIQIPKSKSAMKKNLKLELFEESAKDGSEVNKLVVPLKAGSTGKKNAAFKNIRIDEPKVKYRVSGEARVYEGTYHFAVSDGHDYLVEGWGTASMGAPEWGKFKETIDIPLKEMPVNGTLIMELFEISMKDGQRVHQYEVVLDQTPWK
- a CDS encoding WIAG-tail domain, whose protein sequence is MNRRKKPSRRPSRPRPLDDEWVLEEIIKREWRETEKPSTSPQPAKNKDTVPISRQESSPPDQQKVDRTKDQNQSSTPAADSGQETLSVHSSAPYSSPELGMEQKRSHAPSLHRKKETRLSSSHSPSFVYTHDLVDGSITNEKLGKRSIDGSNIRVQSIDTDHLKDLSISSSKLASQSVQSSKIALRAIKEQHLDADIIGPEQIQRESIQSEHIRENSLTGSRLRDDTIDGSKIRQNSIQSHHIAHGHIQAEHLTEGAIRSDKIESGTVTTLHLANQAVNQAKLASQAVATENLAPQSVTHEKLASEAVTSKKLAPGCVQAQHIQTQSIHGAHLADGSIQASALADESIGSRVLQPQSVDSLHLKDHAVKGKHLASSSVGEDQLAPDSVGNTHLKDNAVHNHHLNPGIIHEEHIQERAVTTSKLALSSVRQDQIAPLGVREKHLADHIVQERHVSDQAISSRHLQERVIQGEHLADESVRATHLADRSITTSKLCPESVSTDKLTDFVITSDKLANTAVTSEKIAPRSISGQHLDDDVIESRHLKAGQIKREHLAPTSIDSEILSTDSITEIHLRDASVQPRHLSEGVVQENHIRDRSIQSRHLHDEVVQERHIQPDSITSNHLTNETIDSHHLRPDSIDREHIRQQSIQSEHLSEGAVKEDHIRDQSVHSRHLYEEAVDGRHIQQQAITGNHIGEETIGSHHLQPDSIHSGHIRQHSIQSEHLADESIGLEKLSIDWLRFLPQSGSIPFSIDPASPQFEVKVKLNNPFPTPGYTAVAMTDLPGCTISLTEREEKAFTLCLTLSDPSETRNQGIITWIAVGSDQPLEQSHYSSEKNDEPIPYEEESPTAIIPDSIDQETDHATPLIASAEDAEPSSTHVESDEQPDSSEPFILQDQENSTEDSTYENEDEPHLDDEDRTFGNEEARFYPDEGSYVEDPDTNTEQ
- a CDS encoding beta-class carbonic anhydrase — protein: MRMLDQILTHNRSFVANEEYRPYQTTKFPDKKLVVVTCMDTRLTELLPRAMNLKNGDTKLIKNAGAIVSHPFGSVMRSVLVAIYELKAREVCVVGHHGCGMGSIQPEATLAKMRERGIGDETIRTLERSGIDLKKWLHGFASVEESVENSVRVIREHPLMPSGVPVHGLVIDPETGELTVVADGDQVEEKEETGLSYP